A region from the Rosa rugosa chromosome 6, drRosRugo1.1, whole genome shotgun sequence genome encodes:
- the LOC133716074 gene encoding uncharacterized protein LOC133716074 isoform X1 — protein MIIPVLILTIKTPTKDSLKFPAGTIGVFFHSTAENIRNQLSVLDYEGFYAYNSGLSLATIEPLNGTNYKKWRSDIEIYLGLTGIDFCLTDAAPVLTDVSSDLDRAKFNEWARANRMSLLIMKRLMTDIVKGSIADQPTAREFLDSIAEKFTQNAKAETAVLLDSLTTMKYNGTVGMREHIMKLIDTTSKLKDLDMPLDDQFIVHQALNSLPSQFNQLKTTYNAQKDKWNLNELIAVCVQEEDRMKRDKAVTVNLVNKPQWQKYKGKGKAVSVSDSSKPSTSGVKKPFVHPKTKRTSSTKCFFCKKEGHLKRECHSFKKWMAKKGFSKEENPKKE, from the exons ATGATTATACCTGTGTTGATTTTAACAATTAAGACTCCCACTAAAGACTCGTTAAAATTTCCTGCAGGTACAATTGGTGTTTTCTTTCATTCTACAGCTGAAAACATTAGGAACCAATTATCGGTTCTAGATTATGAGGGTTTCTACG CTTACAACTCAGGACTAAGCCTAGCTACCATCGAGCCTCTGAATGGAACTAACTATAAGAAGTGGAGATCGGACATAGAGATCTACCTAGGGCTGACTGGAATTGACTTTTGCCTTACTGATGCTGCACCAGTGCTTACTGATGTAAGCAGTGATTTGGATAGAGCTAAGTTTAATGAATGGGCGAGAGCAAATAGAATGTCACTGCTGATCATGAAGAGATTGATGACTGATATTGTCAAGGGTAGCATAGCTGACCAGCCAACTGCAAGGGAGTTTCTGGACTCCATTGCTGAGAAATTTACTCAAAATGCCAAAGCTGAAACTGCTGTTTTGCTCGACTCCCTGACCACCATGAAATATAATGGGACTGTAGGAATGAGAGAACATATTATGAAGTTGATTGACACCACCTCAAAGCTCAAAGACTTGGACATGCCTTTAGATGACCAGTTCATTGTGCATCAGGCCCTGAACTCGTTGCCCTCTCAGTTTAACCAGCTGAAAACCACTTACAATGCTCAAAAGGATAAGTGGAATCTGAACGAGCTTATTGCAGTCTGTGTTCAAGAAGAAGACAGGATGAAGAGGGATAAGGCTGTAACTGTGAACCTAGTGAACAAGCCTCAGTGGCAGAAGTATAAGGGAAAGGGAAAAGCTGTCAGTGTGAGTGACTCTAGCAAACCGTCAACTTCTGGAGTGAAAAAGCCTTTTGTTCACCCAAAAACCAAGAGGACCAGTAGCACCAAATGTTTCTTTTGTAAGAAAGAGGGTCATCTGAAGAGGGAGTGCCATTCTTTCAAGAAATGGATGGCAAAGAAAG GGTTTTCTAAGGAAGAGAATCCCAAAAAGGAGTGA
- the LOC133716074 gene encoding uncharacterized protein LOC133716074 isoform X2, translating into MASAYNSGLSLATIEPLNGTNYKKWRSDIEIYLGLTGIDFCLTDAAPVLTDVSSDLDRAKFNEWARANRMSLLIMKRLMTDIVKGSIADQPTAREFLDSIAEKFTQNAKAETAVLLDSLTTMKYNGTVGMREHIMKLIDTTSKLKDLDMPLDDQFIVHQALNSLPSQFNQLKTTYNAQKDKWNLNELIAVCVQEEDRMKRDKAVTVNLVNKPQWQKYKGKGKAVSVSDSSKPSTSGVKKPFVHPKTKRTSSTKCFFCKKEGHLKRECHSFKKWMAKKGFSKEENPKKE; encoded by the exons ATGGCCTCAG CTTACAACTCAGGACTAAGCCTAGCTACCATCGAGCCTCTGAATGGAACTAACTATAAGAAGTGGAGATCGGACATAGAGATCTACCTAGGGCTGACTGGAATTGACTTTTGCCTTACTGATGCTGCACCAGTGCTTACTGATGTAAGCAGTGATTTGGATAGAGCTAAGTTTAATGAATGGGCGAGAGCAAATAGAATGTCACTGCTGATCATGAAGAGATTGATGACTGATATTGTCAAGGGTAGCATAGCTGACCAGCCAACTGCAAGGGAGTTTCTGGACTCCATTGCTGAGAAATTTACTCAAAATGCCAAAGCTGAAACTGCTGTTTTGCTCGACTCCCTGACCACCATGAAATATAATGGGACTGTAGGAATGAGAGAACATATTATGAAGTTGATTGACACCACCTCAAAGCTCAAAGACTTGGACATGCCTTTAGATGACCAGTTCATTGTGCATCAGGCCCTGAACTCGTTGCCCTCTCAGTTTAACCAGCTGAAAACCACTTACAATGCTCAAAAGGATAAGTGGAATCTGAACGAGCTTATTGCAGTCTGTGTTCAAGAAGAAGACAGGATGAAGAGGGATAAGGCTGTAACTGTGAACCTAGTGAACAAGCCTCAGTGGCAGAAGTATAAGGGAAAGGGAAAAGCTGTCAGTGTGAGTGACTCTAGCAAACCGTCAACTTCTGGAGTGAAAAAGCCTTTTGTTCACCCAAAAACCAAGAGGACCAGTAGCACCAAATGTTTCTTTTGTAAGAAAGAGGGTCATCTGAAGAGGGAGTGCCATTCTTTCAAGAAATGGATGGCAAAGAAAG GGTTTTCTAAGGAAGAGAATCCCAAAAAGGAGTGA
- the LOC133717988 gene encoding ferric reduction oxidase 2-like isoform X1, whose product MDSNVVVRSSSPPSHEGIRKVLTAIKLFLVLVVFGGCVLLYVVMPTNTYKNIWQPRIRAKANSSTYFGSQGANLLVFTFPIMLIAVMGCVYLHLGKKLNDYKMETSEGKTNRFAMWKQPMLVKGPLGIVSGIELTFFIMFIALLIWSISTYLTNGFDKITPQSAAKSHEKVWEAKLESASLRLGLVGNICLALLFFPVARGSSILPLFGLTSEASIKYHIWLGNIVMVLFTAHGICYIIYWAVTDQIFQMIKWEKTDISNIAGELSLLSGLAMWVTTIPRIRRKMFELFFYTHYLYIPFMVFFIFHVGVSYAGIMLPGFFLFVVDRYLRFLQSGRRARLVSARVLPGESLELNFAKSPGLKYNPTSVMFINVPSISKLQWHPFTVTSNSNLELEKISVVIKGEGSWTRKLYQVLSSPSTSDRIEAVVEGPYGPAATHFLRHDNLVLVSGGSGITPFISIIRELIFMSKAYQCKLPKVTLICAFKHSSDLTMLDLILPMSTTTPYDISNLQIQIEAYVTRETQLKDKSMNLRAIWFKPLATDEPVSAILGANHWLWLGLIIASSFLMFLILIGIITRYYIYPIDHNSNKIFSFPLRALFNMLAICISIAATASAAVLWNKRSNAKELKQVQHIEASSPRGSEVYNVERELESLPQQSLVQATNVHYGQRPDLKRILFECKGSSVGVLASGPKKMRHEVATFCSSGLAENMHFESISFSW is encoded by the exons ATGGATTCAAATGTGGTGGTCAGAAGCTCATCACCTCCGTCCCATGAAGGAATCAGAAAGGTACTGACAGCGATAAAGCTgttcttagtgttggtggtgtTTGGAGGGTGTGTTTTGCTCTATGTCGTGATGCCCACAAACACATATAAGAATATATGGCAGCCTCGAATCCGAGCCAAGGCCAACTCAAGTACCTATTTTGGATCACAAG GTGCAAATCTTCTGGTATTCACATTTCCCATTATGTTGATTGCTGTGATGGGTTGTGTGTATCTCCATCTGGGAAAGAAGTTGAATGATTATAAAATGGAAAC CAGTGAAGGCAAAACGAACCGTTTCGCTATGTGGAAACAGCCCATGCTGGTGAAAGGTCCTCTTGGCATTGTTTCTGGGATAGAGCTCACCTTCTTCATCATGTTCATTGCACTACTAATTTGGTCAATCTCCACGTACTTGACCAACGGTTTTGACAAAATCACACCACAATCCGCGGCAAAGAGCCATGAAAAAGT ATGGGAAGCTAAATTGGAGAGTGCATCATTGAGGCTAGGACTTGTGGGTAACATATGCCTTGCACTTCTCTTCTTTCCGGTCGCTCGTGGCTCGTCAATATTACCTCTGTTTGGCCTCACCTCTGAGGCTAGCATCAAGTACCATATATGGCTAGGAAACATAGTCATGGTGCTCTTCACCGCTCATGGAATTTGTTACATCATCTATTGGGCTGTTACAGATCAGATTTTCCAG ATGATAAAATGGGAGAAAACTGACATATCAAACATAGCTGGAGAGCTATCTTTGCTCTCTGGACTTGCAATGTGGGTGACTACAATTCCTCGCATTAGGCGCAAAATGTTTGAGCTCTTCTTCTACACACACTACCTTTACATCCCCTTCATGGTCTTCTTCATTTTTCATGTCGGCGTCTCCTATGCTGGCATTATGCTCCCCGGCTTCTTCCTCTTCGTGGTTGATCGTTACCTACGATTCTTGCAATCCGGAAGAAGAGCACGTTTAGTCTCTGCCCGAGTATTGCCGGGCGAATCTCTAGAACTCAACTTCGCCAAGAGTCCTG GATTGAAATACAATCCAACAAGCGTCATGTTCATAAATGTGCCTAGTATTTCCAAGCTGCAATGGCATCCTTTCACTGTAACTTCAAACAGTAATTTGGAGCTAGAGAAGATCAGTGTCGTCATTAAAGGTGAAGGTAGTTGGACCAGGAAGCTTTACCAAGTCCTTTCGTCGCCTTCTACAAGTGATCGGATTGAGGCTGTTGTTGAAGGGCCTTATGGACCTGCTGCAACTCATTTTCTAAG GCATGACAACCTAGTGTTGGTGAGTGGAGGCAGTGGCATTACCCCTTTCATATCTATAATCCGCGAGCTAATTTTTATGTCCAAGGCCTACCAATGCAAGCTTCCGAAAGTAACCTTAATCTGTGCATTCAAACACTCTTCGGACCTCACAATGCTAGACCTGATTCTACCAATGTCTACCACCACAccatatgacatatccaatctCCAGATACAAATTGAGGCATATGTGACAAGAGAGACGCAACTGAAAGATAAGTCTATGAACCTCAGAGCCATATGGTTTAAACCCCTTGCAACTGATGAACCCGTTTCAGCCATTTTGGGTGCAAATCACTGGCTCTGGCTTGGCCTGATCATAGCATCTTCCTTCTTGATGTTCCTCATCTTGATTGGGATCATCACCCGATACTACATTTATCCGATCGATCACAATTCCAATAAGATTTTTTCGTTTCCTTTGAGAGCTCTGTTTAATATGTTGGCTATATGTATCTCCATAGCTGCAACAGCTAGTGCAGCAGTGTTGTGGAACAAGAGAAGTAATGCTAAGGAGTTAAAGCAGGTTCAGCACATAGAAGCCTCATCACCAAGGGGTTCGGAGGTTTATAATGTAGAAAGAGAGTTGGAAAGCCTTCCTCAACAGTCTCTTGTCCAAGCAACCAATGTGCACTATGGTCAAAGACCTGACCTCAAGA GGATTCTATTTGAGTGCAAAGGATCAAGTGTTGGGGTTCTTGCTAGTGGACCGAAGAAGATGAGGCATGAGGTTGCAACCTTTTGTTCATCTGGTTTGGCAGAAAATATGCATTTTGAGTCCATCAGCTTTAGCTGGTGA
- the LOC133717988 gene encoding ferric reduction oxidase 2-like isoform X2 encodes MDSNVVVRSSSPPSHEGIRKVLTAIKLFLVLVVFGGCVLLYVVMPTNTYKNIWQPRIRAKANSSTYFGSQGANLLVFTFPIMLIAVMGCVYLHLGKKLNDYKMETEGKTNRFAMWKQPMLVKGPLGIVSGIELTFFIMFIALLIWSISTYLTNGFDKITPQSAAKSHEKVWEAKLESASLRLGLVGNICLALLFFPVARGSSILPLFGLTSEASIKYHIWLGNIVMVLFTAHGICYIIYWAVTDQIFQMIKWEKTDISNIAGELSLLSGLAMWVTTIPRIRRKMFELFFYTHYLYIPFMVFFIFHVGVSYAGIMLPGFFLFVVDRYLRFLQSGRRARLVSARVLPGESLELNFAKSPGLKYNPTSVMFINVPSISKLQWHPFTVTSNSNLELEKISVVIKGEGSWTRKLYQVLSSPSTSDRIEAVVEGPYGPAATHFLRHDNLVLVSGGSGITPFISIIRELIFMSKAYQCKLPKVTLICAFKHSSDLTMLDLILPMSTTTPYDISNLQIQIEAYVTRETQLKDKSMNLRAIWFKPLATDEPVSAILGANHWLWLGLIIASSFLMFLILIGIITRYYIYPIDHNSNKIFSFPLRALFNMLAICISIAATASAAVLWNKRSNAKELKQVQHIEASSPRGSEVYNVERELESLPQQSLVQATNVHYGQRPDLKRILFECKGSSVGVLASGPKKMRHEVATFCSSGLAENMHFESISFSW; translated from the exons ATGGATTCAAATGTGGTGGTCAGAAGCTCATCACCTCCGTCCCATGAAGGAATCAGAAAGGTACTGACAGCGATAAAGCTgttcttagtgttggtggtgtTTGGAGGGTGTGTTTTGCTCTATGTCGTGATGCCCACAAACACATATAAGAATATATGGCAGCCTCGAATCCGAGCCAAGGCCAACTCAAGTACCTATTTTGGATCACAAG GTGCAAATCTTCTGGTATTCACATTTCCCATTATGTTGATTGCTGTGATGGGTTGTGTGTATCTCCATCTGGGAAAGAAGTTGAATGATTATAAAATGGAAAC TGAAGGCAAAACGAACCGTTTCGCTATGTGGAAACAGCCCATGCTGGTGAAAGGTCCTCTTGGCATTGTTTCTGGGATAGAGCTCACCTTCTTCATCATGTTCATTGCACTACTAATTTGGTCAATCTCCACGTACTTGACCAACGGTTTTGACAAAATCACACCACAATCCGCGGCAAAGAGCCATGAAAAAGT ATGGGAAGCTAAATTGGAGAGTGCATCATTGAGGCTAGGACTTGTGGGTAACATATGCCTTGCACTTCTCTTCTTTCCGGTCGCTCGTGGCTCGTCAATATTACCTCTGTTTGGCCTCACCTCTGAGGCTAGCATCAAGTACCATATATGGCTAGGAAACATAGTCATGGTGCTCTTCACCGCTCATGGAATTTGTTACATCATCTATTGGGCTGTTACAGATCAGATTTTCCAG ATGATAAAATGGGAGAAAACTGACATATCAAACATAGCTGGAGAGCTATCTTTGCTCTCTGGACTTGCAATGTGGGTGACTACAATTCCTCGCATTAGGCGCAAAATGTTTGAGCTCTTCTTCTACACACACTACCTTTACATCCCCTTCATGGTCTTCTTCATTTTTCATGTCGGCGTCTCCTATGCTGGCATTATGCTCCCCGGCTTCTTCCTCTTCGTGGTTGATCGTTACCTACGATTCTTGCAATCCGGAAGAAGAGCACGTTTAGTCTCTGCCCGAGTATTGCCGGGCGAATCTCTAGAACTCAACTTCGCCAAGAGTCCTG GATTGAAATACAATCCAACAAGCGTCATGTTCATAAATGTGCCTAGTATTTCCAAGCTGCAATGGCATCCTTTCACTGTAACTTCAAACAGTAATTTGGAGCTAGAGAAGATCAGTGTCGTCATTAAAGGTGAAGGTAGTTGGACCAGGAAGCTTTACCAAGTCCTTTCGTCGCCTTCTACAAGTGATCGGATTGAGGCTGTTGTTGAAGGGCCTTATGGACCTGCTGCAACTCATTTTCTAAG GCATGACAACCTAGTGTTGGTGAGTGGAGGCAGTGGCATTACCCCTTTCATATCTATAATCCGCGAGCTAATTTTTATGTCCAAGGCCTACCAATGCAAGCTTCCGAAAGTAACCTTAATCTGTGCATTCAAACACTCTTCGGACCTCACAATGCTAGACCTGATTCTACCAATGTCTACCACCACAccatatgacatatccaatctCCAGATACAAATTGAGGCATATGTGACAAGAGAGACGCAACTGAAAGATAAGTCTATGAACCTCAGAGCCATATGGTTTAAACCCCTTGCAACTGATGAACCCGTTTCAGCCATTTTGGGTGCAAATCACTGGCTCTGGCTTGGCCTGATCATAGCATCTTCCTTCTTGATGTTCCTCATCTTGATTGGGATCATCACCCGATACTACATTTATCCGATCGATCACAATTCCAATAAGATTTTTTCGTTTCCTTTGAGAGCTCTGTTTAATATGTTGGCTATATGTATCTCCATAGCTGCAACAGCTAGTGCAGCAGTGTTGTGGAACAAGAGAAGTAATGCTAAGGAGTTAAAGCAGGTTCAGCACATAGAAGCCTCATCACCAAGGGGTTCGGAGGTTTATAATGTAGAAAGAGAGTTGGAAAGCCTTCCTCAACAGTCTCTTGTCCAAGCAACCAATGTGCACTATGGTCAAAGACCTGACCTCAAGA GGATTCTATTTGAGTGCAAAGGATCAAGTGTTGGGGTTCTTGCTAGTGGACCGAAGAAGATGAGGCATGAGGTTGCAACCTTTTGTTCATCTGGTTTGGCAGAAAATATGCATTTTGAGTCCATCAGCTTTAGCTGGTGA